In Streptomyces sp. DG2A-72, one genomic interval encodes:
- the nuoE gene encoding NADH-quinone oxidoreductase subunit NuoE, whose amino-acid sequence MTTSSSERGVSLGMPELPAPAYPDDVRARLETDAREIIARYPDSRSALLPLLHLVQSEEGHVTRTGMQFCADMLDLTTAEVTAVATFYTMYRRRPSGDYQVGVCTNTLCAVMGGDAIFEELQEHLGVGNGETTDDGKVTLEHIECNAACDFAPVVMVNWEFFDNQTPASARRLVDDLRAGRPVEPTRGAPLCTFKETARILAGFPDERPGAVEASGGAGPASLVGLRLARGETAPARVVHPREGGPHTEPQDGAVHEPSPAEHLSSHDAPQDTSASDPAHPAGPTAEEGE is encoded by the coding sequence GTGACCACCTCTTCTTCGGAGCGGGGCGTCAGCCTGGGCATGCCCGAACTGCCCGCGCCCGCCTACCCGGACGACGTTCGAGCCCGGCTGGAGACCGACGCGCGCGAGATCATCGCCCGCTACCCGGACTCCCGGTCCGCGCTGCTGCCGTTGCTGCACCTCGTCCAGTCGGAGGAGGGCCATGTCACGCGCACCGGGATGCAGTTCTGCGCGGACATGCTCGACCTGACCACGGCCGAGGTCACCGCGGTCGCCACCTTCTACACCATGTACCGGCGCAGGCCGAGCGGTGACTACCAGGTCGGCGTCTGCACCAACACGCTCTGCGCGGTGATGGGCGGGGACGCGATCTTCGAGGAGCTCCAGGAGCACCTCGGCGTCGGCAACGGCGAGACCACCGACGACGGCAAGGTCACCCTGGAGCACATCGAGTGCAACGCGGCCTGCGACTTCGCGCCGGTCGTGATGGTCAACTGGGAGTTCTTCGACAACCAGACCCCGGCCAGTGCCAGGCGTCTCGTCGACGACCTCCGCGCGGGACGCCCGGTCGAGCCCACGCGCGGGGCGCCGCTGTGCACCTTCAAGGAGACCGCCCGGATCCTCGCCGGCTTCCCCGACGAGCGGCCAGGAGCCGTCGAGGCAAGCGGGGGAGCGGGACCCGCTTCGCTGGTGGGCCTCCGCCTGGCCAGGGGAGAGACCGCACCCGCGCGCGTGGTCCATCCGCGGGAGGGCGGCCCGCACACCGAGCCGCAGGACGGTGCCGTACACGAGCCGTCACCCGCAGAACACCTGAGCTCGCACGACGCGCCGCAGGACACATCGGCATCCGACCCAGCCCACCCGGCCGGGCCTACCGCCGAGGAGGGGGAGTGA
- the nuoK gene encoding NADH-quinone oxidoreductase subunit NuoK → MNPVNYIYLAALLFTIGATGVLIRRNAIVVFMCVELMLNACNLALVAFSRMHGNLDGQIIAFFTMVVAAAEVVVGLAIIVSLFRSRHSASVDDASLMKL, encoded by the coding sequence GTGAACCCGGTCAACTACATCTACCTCGCTGCCCTGTTGTTCACGATCGGCGCCACCGGAGTGCTGATCCGGCGGAACGCGATCGTGGTCTTCATGTGCGTCGAGCTGATGCTCAACGCCTGCAACCTCGCGCTCGTCGCCTTCTCCCGGATGCACGGCAATCTCGACGGCCAGATCATCGCGTTCTTCACGATGGTCGTCGCCGCCGCGGAGGTCGTGGTCGGGCTCGCGATCATCGTGTCGCTGTTCCGTTCCCGCCACTCGGCCTCGGTCGACGACGCCAGCCTGATGAAGCTCTAA
- a CDS encoding NADH-quinone oxidoreductase subunit G, translated as MTVTTNAPSGGGEAAVPPEDLVSLTIDGVEISVPKGTLVIRAAEQLGIEIPRFCDHPLLDPAGACRQCIVEVEGQRKPMASCTITCTDGMVVKTHLTSPVAEKAQHGVMELLLINHPLDCPVCDKGGECPLQNQAMSHGNAESRFEGKKRTFEKPVPISTQVLLDRERCVLCARCTRFSNQIAGDPMIELLERGALQQVGTGEGDPFESYFSGNTIQICPVGALTSAAYRFRSRPFDLVSSPSVCEHCSGGCATRTDHRRGKVMRRLAANDPEVNEEWICDKGRFAFRYAQQRDRIDTPLVRNAEGDLVPASWPEALQIAAQGLLASRGRTGVLTGGRLTVEDAYAYSKFARVALDTNDIDFRARVHSGEEADFLAARVAGRGRDLDGTGVTYTALEKAPAVLLVGFEAEEEAPGVFLRLRKAWRGHGQKVFALATHATRGLEKAGGTLLPAAPGTETEWLDALASGVGLEDDGAKAAEALRTEGAVIVVGERLAAVAGGLTAAARFATATGAHLVWIPRRAGERGAIEAGALPSLLPGGRPATDPRAREEVAAAWGVAELPLRYGRDTGQIVEAAAGGELQALLVAGVEIADLPDPARAREALHEVGFVVSLEIRPSEVTELADVVLPVAAVAEKAGTFLNWEGRARLFEAALKPDHMTRTLAPADARALQMLADAMDVHLGLPDLRTARAELDRLGAWEGPRATESLEARPSPDHHPSSTGSAWHLSTGVLPRPAAGEAVLAGHRLLLDQGRLQEGDEALAGTRHAAHARVSAATAAEAGVKEGDLLAVTGTAGTVELPLRVTEMPDRVVWLPLNSTGGGVASDTGALPGSLVRIGPATQPTEAPKEVEA; from the coding sequence ATGACCGTGACCACCAACGCTCCCTCCGGAGGGGGAGAGGCGGCGGTCCCGCCGGAAGATCTCGTCTCGCTGACGATCGACGGCGTCGAGATCAGCGTGCCCAAGGGCACCCTGGTCATCCGGGCCGCCGAACAACTCGGCATCGAGATCCCCCGGTTCTGCGACCATCCCCTCCTCGACCCGGCCGGCGCCTGCCGCCAGTGCATCGTCGAGGTCGAGGGCCAGCGCAAGCCGATGGCGTCCTGCACGATCACCTGCACCGACGGGATGGTGGTCAAGACCCACCTCACCTCGCCGGTCGCCGAGAAGGCCCAGCACGGTGTGATGGAGCTGCTGCTCATCAACCATCCGCTGGACTGCCCGGTCTGCGACAAGGGCGGCGAGTGCCCGCTGCAGAACCAGGCGATGTCGCACGGCAACGCGGAGTCCCGCTTCGAAGGAAAGAAGCGGACCTTCGAGAAGCCCGTCCCGATCTCCACGCAGGTGCTGCTGGACCGGGAGCGGTGCGTGCTGTGCGCCCGCTGCACCCGGTTCTCCAACCAGATCGCGGGCGACCCGATGATCGAGCTGCTGGAGCGGGGCGCGCTGCAGCAGGTCGGTACCGGCGAGGGCGACCCCTTCGAGTCGTACTTCTCCGGCAACACCATCCAGATCTGCCCGGTCGGTGCGCTCACCTCAGCGGCGTACCGCTTCCGCTCCCGCCCGTTCGACCTCGTCTCCTCGCCGAGCGTGTGCGAGCACTGCTCCGGCGGCTGCGCGACCCGCACCGACCACCGGCGCGGCAAGGTCATGCGGCGCCTCGCCGCCAACGACCCCGAGGTCAACGAGGAGTGGATCTGCGACAAGGGGCGCTTCGCCTTCCGGTACGCGCAACAGCGGGACCGGATCGACACGCCGCTGGTGCGCAACGCCGAGGGGGACCTGGTCCCCGCGTCGTGGCCGGAGGCCCTGCAGATCGCGGCTCAGGGGCTGCTCGCATCGCGCGGGCGCACCGGAGTCCTGACCGGCGGTCGTCTCACCGTCGAGGACGCCTACGCCTACAGCAAGTTCGCGCGCGTGGCGCTCGACACGAACGACATCGACTTCCGCGCGCGTGTGCACAGCGGCGAGGAGGCCGACTTCCTGGCCGCCCGGGTCGCCGGGCGCGGACGGGATCTCGACGGTACGGGCGTCACGTACACCGCTCTGGAGAAGGCGCCCGCGGTCCTGCTGGTCGGGTTCGAGGCGGAGGAGGAGGCGCCCGGCGTCTTCCTGCGGCTGCGCAAGGCCTGGCGAGGACATGGCCAGAAGGTGTTCGCGCTGGCCACGCATGCCACGCGCGGCCTGGAGAAGGCGGGCGGCACGCTGCTGCCCGCCGCTCCCGGCACCGAGACCGAGTGGCTGGACGCGCTGGCGAGCGGGGTCGGCCTGGAGGACGACGGTGCCAAGGCCGCCGAGGCGCTGCGCACCGAGGGTGCGGTGATCGTCGTCGGCGAGCGGCTGGCCGCCGTGGCGGGTGGACTCACCGCCGCCGCACGGTTCGCCACCGCGACCGGCGCCCACCTTGTGTGGATTCCGCGCCGGGCCGGCGAGCGGGGCGCGATCGAGGCGGGCGCGCTGCCGTCGCTGCTGCCGGGCGGGCGTCCGGCCACCGACCCGCGCGCGCGTGAGGAGGTCGCCGCGGCCTGGGGCGTCGCCGAACTCCCGCTCCGCTACGGCCGGGACACCGGCCAGATCGTCGAGGCCGCCGCCGGAGGCGAACTGCAGGCGCTGCTCGTCGCCGGCGTCGAGATCGCCGACCTGCCCGACCCGGCACGCGCGCGTGAAGCACTTCACGAGGTGGGCTTCGTGGTGTCACTGGAGATTCGGCCCAGCGAGGTCACCGAGCTCGCCGACGTCGTGCTCCCCGTCGCCGCGGTGGCCGAGAAGGCGGGCACCTTCCTCAACTGGGAAGGCCGGGCTCGCCTGTTCGAGGCCGCGCTCAAGCCCGACCACATGACCCGCACCCTCGCGCCCGCCGACGCGCGTGCGCTGCAGATGCTGGCCGACGCCATGGACGTACACCTGGGGCTGCCGGATCTGCGCACCGCGCGCGCGGAGCTGGACCGGCTCGGCGCCTGGGAAGGGCCGCGGGCCACCGAATCGCTGGAGGCCCGCCCGTCGCCCGACCACCACCCCTCATCGACAGGCTCCGCCTGGCACCTATCGACTGGCGTGTTGCCACGGCCGGCCGCCGGGGAGGCCGTGCTCGCAGGGCACCGGCTGCTGCTCGACCAGGGCCGTCTGCAGGAGGGCGACGAAGCGCTCGCCGGGACCCGGCACGCCGCCCACGCGCGCGTGTCGGCCGCGACGGCTGCCGAAGCGGGCGTCAAGGAAGGCGACCTCCTCGCCGTGACCGGTACCGCGGGAACGGTCGAACTACCTCTCAGGGTCACCGAGATGCCCGACCGAGTGGTCTGGCTCCCGCTGAACTCCACCGGCGGGGGCGTCGCCTCCGACACCGGGGCGCTGCCCGGCTCCCTGGTCCGCATCGGCCCGGCGACGCAACCGACCGAGGCCCCCAAGGAGGTGGAGGCATGA
- a CDS encoding NADH-quinone oxidoreductase subunit J: MSAQLAAYSTSTGEAFQFWVLGTVAVLGALCTVFMKKAVHSALCLAGTMIILAVFYLANGAYFLGVVQIIVYTGAIMMLFLFVVMLVGVTAADSLKETIKGQRWLALLCGLGFGILLVAGIGNASLTEFNGLAQANANGNVEGLAALLFTKYVFAFEITGALLITAAVGAMVLTHRERTERAKTQREMSEQRVREGKHLPPLPAPGVYARHNAVDIAGLLPDGTPSELTVSKTLRERGQIRDVSTEAINDLKALEQRAEDRLERTNSGEASK; this comes from the coding sequence GTGAGCGCGCAGCTCGCCGCCTACTCCACCTCCACCGGAGAGGCCTTCCAGTTCTGGGTCCTCGGCACCGTCGCGGTGCTCGGCGCCCTGTGCACCGTCTTCATGAAGAAGGCCGTGCACAGTGCGCTCTGCCTCGCCGGGACCATGATCATTCTGGCGGTGTTCTACCTCGCCAACGGCGCCTACTTCCTGGGCGTCGTGCAGATCATCGTCTACACCGGCGCGATCATGATGCTGTTCCTGTTCGTGGTGATGCTCGTCGGCGTGACGGCGGCGGACTCCCTGAAGGAGACCATCAAGGGCCAGCGCTGGCTGGCCCTTCTCTGCGGCCTCGGCTTCGGCATCCTGCTGGTCGCGGGCATCGGGAACGCCTCCCTGACGGAGTTCAACGGCCTGGCCCAGGCCAACGCGAACGGCAATGTGGAGGGCCTGGCAGCCCTCCTTTTCACCAAGTACGTCTTCGCCTTCGAAATCACCGGCGCCCTGCTGATCACGGCCGCCGTCGGCGCCATGGTGCTCACCCACCGCGAGCGCACCGAACGGGCCAAGACCCAGCGCGAGATGTCCGAGCAGCGCGTGCGCGAGGGCAAGCACCTGCCGCCGCTGCCCGCGCCCGGCGTCTACGCCCGGCACAACGCGGTGGACATCGCGGGCCTGCTGCCCGATGGCACGCCGTCCGAGCTCACCGTCAGCAAGACGCTGCGCGAACGCGGCCAGATCCGTGACGTGTCCACCGAGGCGATCAACGACCTCAAGGCCCTGGAACAGCGCGCCGAGGACCGTCTGGAGCGCACGAACAGCGGGGAGGCGTCGAAGTGA
- the nuoH gene encoding NADH-quinone oxidoreductase subunit NuoH, protein MSRYLAAEDLSMFGLDPWWLVGIKAVFCFAFLMVTVLFSIVWERKVVAWMQLRIGPNRHGPWGMLQSLADGIKLMLKEDLVVKRADKAVYVLAPIVAAIPAFMAIAVIPFGPAGNEISIFGHRTTMQLTDLPIAMLYILAVASVGIYGIVLAGWSSGSTYPLLGGLRACAQMISYEIAMGAAFASVFLYSGSMSTSAIVEAQQDRWYIVLLPVSFVIYIVTMVGETNRAPLDMPESEGDLVGGFNTEYSSIKFAMFMLAEYVNMVTVSAVSVTLFLGGWRAPWPVSTFWEGANHGWWPMLWFVVKVQLLLFFFIWLRGTLPRVRYDQLMKLGWKVLIPVSVAWLMLVATVRTLRNENYDFADIALYVAGGVLTLLLLSFVVDMFREKAKAAERPTEEPPGFDPMAGGFPVPPLPGQELPPVPRRRSRRERELIVSGGSDTASDRSLDGKEASDG, encoded by the coding sequence ATGAGCCGGTACCTCGCCGCTGAAGACCTCTCGATGTTCGGCCTCGACCCCTGGTGGCTGGTCGGCATCAAGGCGGTGTTCTGCTTCGCCTTCCTGATGGTGACCGTGCTGTTCTCCATCGTCTGGGAGCGCAAGGTCGTCGCCTGGATGCAGCTGCGCATCGGCCCCAACCGGCACGGTCCCTGGGGCATGCTCCAGTCGCTCGCCGACGGCATCAAGCTGATGCTCAAGGAAGACCTCGTCGTCAAACGCGCGGACAAGGCGGTCTACGTCCTCGCGCCGATCGTCGCGGCCATCCCGGCCTTCATGGCGATCGCGGTGATCCCCTTCGGACCGGCCGGCAACGAGATCTCGATCTTCGGCCACCGCACCACGATGCAGCTCACCGACCTGCCCATCGCGATGCTCTACATCCTCGCGGTTGCCTCGGTCGGCATCTACGGCATCGTCCTTGCGGGCTGGAGTTCTGGATCCACCTATCCGCTGCTCGGCGGTCTGCGCGCCTGCGCGCAGATGATCTCGTACGAGATCGCCATGGGCGCCGCGTTCGCCTCGGTGTTCCTCTACTCCGGGTCGATGTCGACCTCGGCGATCGTCGAGGCGCAGCAGGACCGCTGGTACATCGTCCTGCTGCCGGTCTCCTTCGTGATCTACATCGTGACGATGGTCGGCGAGACCAACCGCGCCCCCCTCGACATGCCGGAGTCCGAGGGTGACCTGGTCGGCGGCTTCAACACCGAGTACTCGTCGATCAAGTTCGCGATGTTCATGCTCGCCGAGTACGTGAACATGGTGACGGTCTCCGCCGTGTCGGTGACGCTCTTCCTGGGCGGCTGGCGGGCTCCATGGCCGGTCTCCACCTTCTGGGAGGGTGCGAACCACGGCTGGTGGCCGATGCTCTGGTTCGTCGTCAAGGTCCAGTTGCTGTTGTTCTTCTTCATCTGGCTGCGCGGCACGCTTCCGCGGGTCCGCTACGACCAGCTGATGAAGCTCGGCTGGAAGGTCCTCATCCCGGTCTCCGTGGCCTGGCTGATGCTCGTCGCCACGGTGCGGACGCTGCGGAACGAGAACTACGACTTCGCCGACATCGCCCTGTACGTCGCCGGAGGCGTCCTAACGCTGCTGCTGCTTTCCTTCGTCGTCGACATGTTCCGCGAGAAGGCGAAGGCGGCCGAGCGGCCCACCGAAGAGCCCCCGGGCTTCGACCCGATGGCGGGCGGATTCCCCGTGCCGCCACTGCCGGGACAGGAGCTGCCGCCGGTGCCCCGGCGCCGTTCGCGCCGCGAGCGGGAGTTGATTGTCAGTGGTGGGTCGGATACTGCCAGTGACAGATCTCTGGATGGAAAGGAGGCGTCCGATGGCTGA
- the nuoI gene encoding NADH-quinone oxidoreductase subunit NuoI, with product MAEEPKETKPGFQNPVAGFGVTFKAMFKKRLTEQYPEQQKTTAPRFHGRHQLNRHPDGLEKCIGCELCAWACPADAIYVEGADNTDEERYSPGERYGRVYQINYARCILCGLCIEACPTRALTMTNEFELADSSRANLIYTKEQLLAGLDDSMVDTPHAIYPGTDEQDYYRGLVTEAAPGTERQVAVSKGEKPKDEGVDA from the coding sequence ATGGCTGAGGAGCCCAAGGAGACCAAACCCGGTTTCCAGAACCCGGTGGCCGGCTTCGGCGTGACCTTCAAGGCCATGTTCAAGAAGCGGCTGACCGAGCAGTACCCGGAGCAGCAGAAGACCACCGCCCCCCGGTTCCACGGACGGCACCAGCTCAACCGCCATCCGGACGGCCTGGAGAAGTGCATCGGCTGCGAGCTGTGCGCCTGGGCCTGCCCCGCCGACGCGATCTACGTCGAGGGCGCGGACAACACGGACGAGGAGCGCTACTCGCCCGGCGAGCGGTACGGCCGCGTCTACCAGATCAACTACGCCCGCTGCATCCTGTGCGGCCTGTGCATCGAGGCGTGCCCCACACGCGCGCTCACGATGACGAACGAGTTCGAGCTCGCCGACTCCAGCCGCGCCAACCTGATCTACACCAAGGAACAGCTGCTGGCCGGCCTCGACGACTCCATGGTCGACACCCCGCACGCCATCTACCCGGGGACGGACGAGCAGGACTACTACCGGGGCCTGGTGACGGAGGCCGCGCCCGGCACGGAGCGCCAAGTCGCCGTCTCCAAGGGAGAGAAGCCCAAGGACGAGGGGGTGGACGCGTGA
- the nuoF gene encoding NADH-quinone oxidoreductase subunit NuoF, whose protein sequence is MMTLAPEIKDTSPEKLLAPVLSAFWDEDRSWTLDVYRRHEGYEGLRKALAMSPDDLIAYVKESGLRGRGGAGFPTGMKWQFIPQGDGKPHYLVVNADESEPGTCKDIPLLFANPHSLIEGIVIACYAIRSSHAFIYLRGEVVPVLRRLHEAVREAYEAGYLGENILGSGLDLQLTVHAGAGAYICGEETALLDSLEGRRGQPRLRPPFPAVAGLYACPTVVNNVESIASVPAILKNGKDWFRSMGSEKSPGFTLYSLSGHVANPGQFEGPLGITLRQLLEMSGGMRPGHRLKFWTPGGSSTPMFTDEHLDVPLDYEGVGAAGSMLGTKALQCFDETTCVVRAVTRWTEFYAHESCGKCTPCREGTYWLVQLLRDIEAGKGVMSDLDKLNDIADNINGKSFCALGDGAAAPIFSSLKYFREEYEQHITGRGCPFDPAKSTAWADRTEVNA, encoded by the coding sequence GTGATGACCTTGGCACCGGAGATCAAGGACACAAGTCCGGAGAAGCTGCTCGCACCCGTGCTGTCGGCCTTCTGGGACGAGGACAGGTCCTGGACGCTGGACGTCTACCGAAGGCACGAAGGATACGAGGGGCTGCGCAAGGCACTCGCCATGTCGCCGGACGACCTCATCGCGTATGTGAAGGAGTCCGGGCTGCGGGGCCGCGGCGGCGCGGGATTCCCGACGGGAATGAAATGGCAGTTCATTCCCCAGGGTGATGGAAAACCGCACTATCTAGTTGTCAACGCCGACGAGTCGGAGCCCGGAACCTGCAAGGACATCCCGCTCCTCTTCGCGAACCCGCATAGCCTCATCGAGGGCATTGTGATCGCGTGTTATGCCATCAGGTCGTCGCATGCCTTCATCTATCTGCGTGGTGAAGTCGTCCCTGTTCTGCGGCGGTTGCACGAGGCCGTGCGCGAGGCCTACGAGGCCGGCTACCTCGGCGAGAACATCCTGGGCAGTGGCCTCGATCTCCAACTCACCGTGCACGCGGGCGCGGGCGCGTACATCTGCGGTGAAGAGACCGCACTGCTCGACTCGCTCGAAGGCCGCCGGGGTCAACCGCGGCTCCGTCCCCCCTTCCCTGCCGTCGCGGGCCTCTATGCGTGCCCGACTGTGGTGAATAACGTCGAGTCGATCGCGTCGGTTCCCGCCATCCTGAAAAACGGCAAGGACTGGTTCAGGTCGATGGGCAGCGAGAAGTCCCCGGGCTTCACGCTCTACTCGCTCAGTGGCCATGTCGCCAATCCCGGCCAGTTCGAGGGGCCGCTCGGCATCACGCTCCGCCAGCTCCTCGAAATGAGCGGCGGCATGCGGCCCGGGCACCGCCTCAAGTTCTGGACGCCGGGCGGGTCCTCGACGCCGATGTTCACCGACGAGCACCTCGACGTCCCTCTCGACTACGAGGGAGTGGGCGCCGCCGGTTCCATGCTCGGCACCAAAGCCCTGCAGTGCTTCGACGAGACGACCTGCGTGGTGCGGGCCGTCACCCGCTGGACCGAGTTCTACGCCCACGAGTCCTGCGGCAAGTGCACGCCGTGCCGCGAAGGGACGTACTGGCTCGTGCAGTTGCTGCGCGACATCGAGGCCGGCAAGGGCGTGATGAGTGACCTCGACAAGCTGAACGACATCGCCGACAACATCAACGGCAAGTCCTTCTGCGCCCTCGGCGACGGTGCCGCCGCGCCGATCTTCTCCTCGCTGAAGTACTTCCGCGAGGAGTACGAGCAGCACATCACGGGCCGCGGCTGTCCCTTCGACCCGGCCAAGTCGACGGCCTGGGCCGACCGCACGGAGGTGAACGCATGA
- a CDS encoding NADH-quinone oxidoreductase subunit D, with product MSTQHATPRETTEGTVYTVTGGDWDEVVQSAARADDERIVVNMGPQHPSTHGVLRLILEIDGETVTEARCGIGYLHTGIEKNLEFRTWTQGTTFVTRMDYLTSFFNETAYCLAVEKLLGIEDQIPDRATIIRVLLMELNRLSSHLVCIATGGMELGATTIMIYGFRDREMILDIYELITGLRMNHAYIRPGGLAQDLPPGAVDHIREFVKKMKKNLPEYDKLATGNPIFKARMQDVGYLDLSGCMALGATGPILRSTGLPHDLRKTQPYCDYDTYDFDVPTTDTCDSYGRFLIRLEEMRQSLRIVEQCLDRLQPGPVMVTDKKIAWPAQLALGPDGLGNSLDHIKKIMGTSMEALIHHFKLVTEGFRVPPGQTYAAVESPKGELGVHAVSDGGTRPYRVHFRDPSFTNLQAMAAMCEGGQVADVIVAVASIDPVMGGVDR from the coding sequence ATGAGCACGCAGCACGCAACTCCGCGGGAGACCACCGAGGGCACCGTATATACGGTCACCGGTGGCGACTGGGACGAGGTCGTCCAGTCCGCGGCCCGCGCCGACGACGAACGCATCGTCGTCAACATGGGCCCCCAGCACCCCTCCACCCACGGAGTGCTCCGCCTGATCCTGGAGATCGACGGCGAAACGGTCACCGAGGCCCGCTGCGGCATCGGCTACCTCCACACCGGCATCGAGAAGAACCTCGAGTTCCGCACGTGGACGCAGGGCACCACCTTCGTCACGCGCATGGATTACCTGACGTCCTTCTTCAACGAGACCGCCTACTGTCTCGCCGTCGAGAAACTCCTCGGCATCGAGGACCAGATCCCCGACCGGGCCACGATCATCCGGGTGCTCCTGATGGAGCTGAACCGGCTCTCCTCGCACCTGGTGTGCATCGCCACCGGTGGCATGGAACTCGGCGCCACCACGATCATGATCTACGGATTCCGTGATCGTGAAATGATTCTCGACATCTACGAGCTCATCACGGGCCTGAGGATGAACCACGCGTACATCCGCCCCGGCGGACTCGCGCAGGACCTGCCGCCCGGCGCGGTGGACCACATCCGCGAGTTCGTGAAGAAGATGAAGAAGAACCTCCCCGAGTACGACAAGCTCGCCACCGGGAACCCCATCTTCAAGGCCCGTATGCAGGACGTCGGCTATCTCGACCTCTCCGGCTGTATGGCCCTCGGTGCCACCGGCCCGATCCTGCGCTCCACCGGCCTGCCGCACGACCTGCGCAAGACGCAGCCGTACTGCGACTACGACACCTACGACTTCGACGTCCCGACCACCGACACCTGCGACTCCTACGGCCGCTTCCTGATCCGCCTGGAAGAGATGCGCCAGTCGCTCCGGATCGTCGAGCAGTGCCTGGACCGGCTGCAGCCCGGACCGGTCATGGTCACCGACAAGAAGATCGCCTGGCCGGCCCAGCTCGCCCTGGGACCGGACGGGCTCGGCAACTCCCTCGACCACATCAAGAAGATCATGGGCACCTCCATGGAGGCCCTGATCCACCACTTCAAGCTGGTGACCGAGGGCTTCCGCGTCCCGCCGGGACAGACATACGCGGCAGTCGAGTCACCCAAGGGCGAACTCGGGGTGCACGCCGTCTCCGACGGAGGCACCCGCCCCTACCGGGTCCACTTCCGCGACCCGTCCTTCACCAACCTGCAGGCCATGGCGGCGATGTGCGAAGGCGGCCAGGTCGCCGACGTCATCGTCGCCGTCGCGTCCATCGACCCCGTGATGGGAGGCGTCGACCGGTGA